In Bradyrhizobium sp. 200, the sequence AAACTGCCCTGCAGATCGCCGTAATGGGAATGGTGCATCTTGTAGCGTTCGAGCGCCGCGGCTCGCCATGGCAGGATCAGGCCGAGCGTGAGGATCATCAACAGGCCCCACAACGAGGCCTGCAAGGCATAGATCCAGCCCGAGCCGGTCATCCAGAAGCGCACGCCGCGCCACACCGTGCGCGTCAGGCGGTAGCGCCGCGCGCGGTAGATCGCGAACTGCCCGAACAGGTAGAAGAAGGCGACCAGGGGAATACTGGCGAACGCCTGGTAGTGCTCGGCCTCGAGACCGATGAGAAAATAACCGAGATAGATCGGCACCAGGATCGCAAGCGCGACCAGAAATCCGATCAGCAGCTCCTTGCCGCGGCCGGTATATTCGGCGGCATCGCCATCGACCACAGTGTTGGACCAGAGATGGCGGCGAATGTCGGTGAGCAGCCAGAACCGATAGAAGCCGAGGGTGACGAGTTCCAGCGCAGCGCCGCGCTTGGCCAGATCGAAGAACCCGCCGCGGCTGCCGGAAAACGCCACCGGCATCGGCGGCGGCACGGGCGAAGGCGGCGGCACCTGCGGGGGCCAGCTCATCTCATTCATGGATCAACTCCAACGCGAAGGTGGCGCATCAAACCACACATTCGTCGGCCGTTGTGTGACCCAGGTCCCACACGTGAAGCGTTTTCGAACGAAGCATGCCCTCGCACTTGATCCGAGGGTGGATGCCGGTTCGCATAGCAATCAAGATTGCGTAGACTTTTCTGCGGCGGAAACGCGTCAAGAATTTAGAGCTTCGGTTCTGATTCAATCAGAACCGACGCTCTACGCCGTTTTCTCGAACAACTCCCGCCCGATCAGCATGCGGCGGATTTCGCTGGTGCCGGCGCCGATCTCGTAGAGTTTGGCGTCGCGCAGCAGGCGGCCGGTCGGGTAGTCGTTGATGTAGCCGTTGCCGCCGAGCAACTGGATGGCGTCGAGCGCGCATTGCGTCGCCTTCTCGGCGGCGTAGAGAATCGCACCGGCCGCGTCCTCGCGCGTGGTCTCGCCGCGGTCGCAGGCTTTCGCCACCGCATAGACATAGGCACGCGAGGCGTTCATCGTGGTGTACATGTCGGCGATCTTGCCCTGCACCAACTGGAAGGTGCCGATCGGCTCGCCGAACTGCTTGCGCTCGTGCACGTAAGGCAGCACCACGTCCATGCAGGCCTGCATGATGCCGATCGGCCCCGCCGCCAGCACCGCGCGCTCATAGTCGAGGCCGGACATCAGCACGTTGACGCCGCGGCCGACCTCGCTGAGCACGTTCTCCTCGGGCACCTCGCAATCCTCGAACACGAGTTCGCAGGTGTCGGAGCCGCGCATGCCGAGCTTGTCGAGTTTCTGCGCGGTGGAAAATCCCTTCATGCCCTTTTCGATGATGAAGGCGGTCATGCCGCGCGGGCCGGCCTCGGGATCGGTCTTGGCATAGACCACCAGCGTATCGGCGACGGGGCCGTTGGTGATCCACATCTTGTTGCCGTTGAGCACAAAACGGTCGCCCTTCTTGTCGGCGCGGGTCTTCATCGAGACCACGTCGGAGCCGGCGCCGGGTTCGGACATCGCCAGCGAGCCGACATGCTCGCCGGAAATCAGTTTCGGCAGATATTTGCGCTTCTGCGCCTCGTTGCCGTTGCGGCGGATCTGGTTGACGCAGAGGTTGGAATGCGCCCCGTAGGACAGCCCGACGGCGGCCGACGCGCGCGACATCTCCTCTACCGCGATGCAGTGCTCGAGATAGCCCAGCCCAGTCCCGCCATACTCCTCCTCGACCGTGATGCCGTGCAGGCCGAGCGATCCTATTTTGGGCCAGAGATCCCTGGGGAATTGATTGCTGCGGTCGATTTCGGCGGCGCGCGGCGCGATCTCGTTCTGCGAAAACGCATGCACCGTCTCGCGTATCGCATCCGCGGTCTCGCCGAGATCGAAGTTGAACATCCGATGGGCGTTGGGGATCATGGTCGCCTCCCGGCGCATTAAATGGTGTTTCAAACAGACTTAATCTTCGGAAATGCCCTTGTCACGCGGCGAGATGCGGCCAAATGCACCCAACTCGTCCTTGCGCCGGCGCGCGGCTCGGGATGTAATAGGGTAAAACATCGTCCCGCCGGCATGCTTAGGCAGGGAACAGTCAGGGAGAGCGGCCATGCACGGAACCATCGATCTCGCGGCAGATTCGCATCAGCGCGCCGCGCGCGACAAGGCTCAGGCGACTCCGCTCGCTGATTTCGACGTCGGCAATCCCGAGCTGTTCACCACCGATTCGTTCTGGCCATATTTCGACCGGCTGCGCCGGGAAGAGCCGGTGCATTACTGCAAGGACAGCATGTTCGGGCCGTATTGGTCGGTGACCAAGTACAACGACATCATGGACGTCGAGACCAATCACGCGGTGTTCTCGTCGGCGTCTTCGCTGGGCGGCATCACCATCCGCGACGTCGCGCCGGACCTGCGCCGCGAAAGTTTTATCGCCATGGATCAGCCGCGCCACTCCGCGCAGCGCAAGACGGTGGCGCCGATGTTCACGCCGACGCATCTCGATCAACTCGCGATCAACATCCGCAAGCGTTCGGCGGAATGCCTCGACAATCTACCAAAGAACGACGTGTTCGACTGGGTCGATCAGGTCTCGATCGAACTCACCACGCAGATGCTTGCCGTACTGTTCGACTTTCCCTGGGAAGACCGCCGCAAGCTGACGCGCTGGTCCGACATCGCGACCACCCTTCCCGGCGCCGGCGGCCTCGTCGCGTCAGAGGAAGAACGCCAGGCCGAGCTGATGGAATGCGCGACCTATTTCGCGCGTCTCTGGAAGGAGCGCAGCAACCAGCCGCCGAAGAGCGACCTGTTGTCGATGATGGCGCACAGCGACGCCACGCGCGACATGGACCCGAAGAATTTTCTCGGCAATCTGATCCTGCTCATCGTCGGCGGCAACGACACCACCCGCAACACGCTCTCGGGCAGCGTCTACGCGCTGAACAAGAATCCGGACCAGTATCGCAAGCTGCGCGATAACCCTGATCTGATCGACAGTTTCGTGCCCGAGGTGATCCGCTGGCAGACGCCGCTGGCGCATATGCGCCGCACCGCACTCGAAGACATCGAGTTCCGCGGCAAGCAGATCAGGAAGGGTGACAAGGTCGTGATGTGGTACGTCTCGGGCAACCGTGACGAGGACGTGATCGAGCGTCCCTACGAATTCATCATTGATCGCGCCCGACCCCGCACCCACCTTTCCTTCGGCTTCGGCATCCACCGCTGCGTGGGGATCAGGCTGGCGGAGCTGCAACTCAGGATTATCTGGGAAGAAATCCTCAAGCGGTACGATAATATTGAGGTGGTCGACGAACCGAAGCGGGTGTATTCCAGTTTCGTGAAGGGTTACGAGACCCTGCCCGTGCGCATCGCCGCCTAGCCGCTTTCATCTGAACCCACGCGGGATGATCGACAATGAACGTCCAGACAGCCGTCAGAGCCGACAGGAAAGAGCTTCTGCGCGCCGCGCGTGAAGAAGCCTATTCGACGCCGCTGAAGGATTTTCATCCCGGTGCGCCAAAACTATTCCAGAACGACACGCTATGGCCGTGGTTCGAGCGGCTGCG encodes:
- a CDS encoding DUF898 family protein encodes the protein MNEMSWPPQVPPPSPVPPPMPVAFSGSRGGFFDLAKRGAALELVTLGFYRFWLLTDIRRHLWSNTVVDGDAAEYTGRGKELLIGFLVALAILVPIYLGYFLIGLEAEHYQAFASIPLVAFFYLFGQFAIYRARRYRLTRTVWRGVRFWMTGSGWIYALQASLWGLLMILTLGLILPWRAAALERYKMHHSHYGDLQGSFEGRGWEFFKRGWWLWLLTPIALYISPIAPFIYAGYKAIEWRWWLSGIRFGGVRLESSLPKSALIGLYWKVIGWMALLGLVFAVYLALCAALVASMSGEGLTEFFKTPELMRSIPLLVLTGLGYLVLALALNVVIRVYLTRDLWVTVLGSVNISGLEAAANVAARGDLANALGEGFADGLDVGGF
- a CDS encoding isovaleryl-CoA dehydrogenase: MIPNAHRMFNFDLGETADAIRETVHAFSQNEIAPRAAEIDRSNQFPRDLWPKIGSLGLHGITVEEEYGGTGLGYLEHCIAVEEMSRASAAVGLSYGAHSNLCVNQIRRNGNEAQKRKYLPKLISGEHVGSLAMSEPGAGSDVVSMKTRADKKGDRFVLNGNKMWITNGPVADTLVVYAKTDPEAGPRGMTAFIIEKGMKGFSTAQKLDKLGMRGSDTCELVFEDCEVPEENVLSEVGRGVNVLMSGLDYERAVLAAGPIGIMQACMDVVLPYVHERKQFGEPIGTFQLVQGKIADMYTTMNASRAYVYAVAKACDRGETTREDAAGAILYAAEKATQCALDAIQLLGGNGYINDYPTGRLLRDAKLYEIGAGTSEIRRMLIGRELFEKTA
- a CDS encoding cytochrome P450 codes for the protein MHGTIDLAADSHQRAARDKAQATPLADFDVGNPELFTTDSFWPYFDRLRREEPVHYCKDSMFGPYWSVTKYNDIMDVETNHAVFSSASSLGGITIRDVAPDLRRESFIAMDQPRHSAQRKTVAPMFTPTHLDQLAINIRKRSAECLDNLPKNDVFDWVDQVSIELTTQMLAVLFDFPWEDRRKLTRWSDIATTLPGAGGLVASEEERQAELMECATYFARLWKERSNQPPKSDLLSMMAHSDATRDMDPKNFLGNLILLIVGGNDTTRNTLSGSVYALNKNPDQYRKLRDNPDLIDSFVPEVIRWQTPLAHMRRTALEDIEFRGKQIRKGDKVVMWYVSGNRDEDVIERPYEFIIDRARPRTHLSFGFGIHRCVGIRLAELQLRIIWEEILKRYDNIEVVDEPKRVYSSFVKGYETLPVRIAA